gctaTAAATTCCTGCACATTGCATCTTCATAAATTCCAAAACCATGTATGCAGAAACTAGAGCTTAAGATCAGTGGTTATACTCACCTTTAAATTTCCTGCACATTGACCAGTCAGGTATTGGAAGAAAACCATCTAAAGCAAGTCAACTCTTTGCCTTCAGAAGGGGATGGGAAACACAGATATATTAGTTTAGCAAGCAAAAAACTATCTCTTACCTGTTGAGTAGTGACAAGAAAATAGGTGAAGATCACTTTCAGCCTCTCTAAGGATCTTTTGACTGTTCAGATTCAGAACCTTCCCTCTGTGGTTTGGTTGTGATTCAGAAAGAGTGAACCTTAACGTCCTTGGAGAAGCGAGAGAGCAAGAAATTCTCAAATTCTTCCAAGCTGAATTGCTTAGGGCGTGACAGTGAATCTCAAACTACAACAGTGAATCTCAAATAAGATACCTTCACACAACATGGCTGCAGCATAAAACAAAAGTGAATTCAACTAATAACATGAAATTACCAAGCAATTGAGAcagctttattttcttcatatgAATGTAGTTTTGTTTTAAGTGATATTCTTGGCAAAGGGAATGAGGGTGATAAAAGAATTTCAAACTACAACAGAGGTTTATAacacttttaaaagaaaaaaataaattaaaaaagtgaaataaatcTCTCTGCGAGATATTGTATAATAGCTTCtccaaaatatgtttttatactcttgcataagttaatttaagtttatggagaagtttatttcatttttttttcttgctttcttctcCTAAAAGTGTTAATAAAGAAGTTTACTCAAAGAGACCCCAAAACACAGTTTCCCAATAGTTTTGTGCAAACTCTATGTTGAACAAACACATTCCTTAGATACAATACTCAAATACATACTTTGACAAAGATATAAAGTGTTATGCGTTCAGCATACAAATCCCAAGATGACAGGGATATGCACTGTTCCTTTTAACAGGCTTACTCACAGCTGTATATTGAACAAAGGTCATTAGTTGTTGCATCACAATTTCTGCCTCCTCTTTCAATTGTTTTTGTGGTGTAAGCTCTGAACATAACCTAAACATCAACAAAGGCAAAGAAAACCATAACAAACACTATGTTAGATGttacaagaaaatatataaataaagactAAATCCATTCAGCTATATTTGTTCTTAAGAAATATAAGATTAAATCAATTCAACTACAATTACTTCTCAAAATAGCGATCTAGATTGTGCCACTGAGGATCCTTTTACTGCTAGAAGCCATTGGTAACTAAATTGAGAATAACAAAGTTATGTAATGTATGTGTAGGATTATGTTACTGAAGATATGGGAAGCATTTCCAGTTTTTTATTTGGGAGTTTAGATATTACTAAGGACCGGTAAAGTTGAATGTTAATGGTCAAATCAAGTGGAATTAATTTAGCCCTTTCAAGtggaattaaaaacaaatttcaacaaACAGATTGAACAGAATATATGCtccaaagaaaagaaaaacatataagaaGAAAcagatttttatattaaaaaaaaggaaaatgatacttgaacaaccatttttgacaacatttagacacgtcACACGTGTCTAAATTTGAGTGGTCCACgtagaaaatcaatttgaaGATGAAATCTGACGTGGAAAGGGGGTGGGCAGGGTTTTCAAGACGTgcctttcaaattcaaatttgaaattcatttttggaagaattgtagagagagaagcgcGAAGGTTGAGAGGGAGAGTGTGACCTAGAGAGAGgccgagagagttggagaaagggcattcgagagagagagaggtccaACGGAGTGCTTGCCGGAATGCCgccggacaacgttgaaggccgTGTCGGAGCTATTCAACCCCTCCAGCCGGTTCCGATTCACGGTCGCCGCAGCTCCGACGTTGGCCAACGAAACGAAGGCGGCATCGTCTTCCCTCCAACCCAGCGAACTAGGGGCGCGTTCTGAGTCTCGATTCGTCCCACCTGCTTCCCTCCCTGTGCCGGACCTTTGCATTCACCgccggagcatcgccggagtgccgccggagtgTCGACTGTTCGGTGgacgaaaaagaggggtttaggtttaggtttCTTTCCCATTTGGGGAGGTTTAGGGTTTGGTTTCTTTCCCATTTTCATGTATTGAACTGAGTCTCTTTGAAATTTTCTAGTTGAATCTGTTTCTCCACTCAAGTTTCTTATTCATTTTACGCTTTAACTGTTCATTGTACTGCAAGttttactgttcatcatctCTTTCACGCTGCCATGGTAGGATTTTATTGTTCATGCTTGCTTTCAGTCGCTGGTTCCATTCAAGTTTGTGTTTCTGGGTTTGCGTTTTATGCTTAAGTTTAATTTGTGCATGAACGTAAGGTCATACTACGCGTTTTATGGTTCCATTCAAACTTTGATGTTTCAGcctaagcgttcggttttggtgttTTAGACTGAGCACAGTGGCAGCAACTTGGCGGTTTGGGTGGAAGGTttccgaggaagatgatgacggTGTTGGACTGGTCACAGTGGAGAGTTACAGTGGTGCAATGGTGATGAAGGAGCTAGACGGTAGTATTGAGGATGGCAATGGTGGCTGAGGGGGCTTGGGATGATGACGGCTGTGACTCAAAGATGGGTTCCTGGTGGTCCCGTGGAGGTGCAACCTGGTGGCTGATGAGTGAAGTGGTCACGGTATTTGGCGGGGGTCAGAGGTGGTGATTGAAGGATTATGCCGTGAAAATGGATAATGATGTTGGTGGTGGAGTTCGGTTTGAATATGCCCAGGTGACCTTGCTGGAGATTCCGTTTCATTTTTCCCTCCCTTTTTTCGAATAAGGTAATGATGCTGAAGGTAAGTGGGAGGCAGGGCGTTGCACGCGTTTGGGATGCCAAACGGAATCAGCAGGGGTTCCATCTGGGCGCACGTGGAAGACAAGTGGAAGTGTTAGCCAGGAATATTCTCTGCTTCACCCCCCTTTTTTTAATCGCGAAACCCATATCGTCTGCCGCTTTCACATGGCAGACATTTTCGGCAGTCGACGGTGGGAATCTTCACTGACACATCAATTTAAAATGCAGCcagttttggacgttcggtcaataTGCAAACAAACGACCGTTCATAAAATAAACGAGCGCTCACAGTCTGAAtcataccgaacgctcacaatcagtAACACAGAACCAAGAGCGAGCGTTAAAAGCATATGCAAtttcgagcgttcgttcgttttgGTTTAGTGATCggggcgttcgtccttaaagagaccgaacgttcaatcacacagtacaagaccgaacgttcgtccttaagcgCAACACCATACATGACGAACGATATCACaaagagaccgaacgctcaatcaCACAACCAAGACCAAACGTCCAGATGAAGAGCGAACgttcattaaaacaaaataaccgAACGCTCTCAGTTACTGAAGAACGAACGATAAACCTGCATGGCCGAACGGTAGAACGCTTAAGACTTAAACcaaaaaggtttaatcattcactaagtccctattttcgcatggaatctcaatttcgtccctttctttctgaaaatatcaattgggtcccaattttatgaaaattgcaacaaatcgatcctttccgttaaatagtgtcaaacggcgttaaaaaaattgatgagtgaatgctgagatgacgaacgagcgctcgtccagcagcgaacgagcgctcgaccaccgaacgaacggtcgtccagtgtggaacgaacggttgtccagcagtaagaggtcgacgagcgtccgttctctGGTGGTCGAGCGCTcattcgctgctggacgagcgctcgttcgctgctggacgagcgctcgttcgtcatctcagcattcactcataatttttttaacgtcgtccagccaaattaacggaaaggatcgatttgttgcaattttcataaaattgggacccaattgatattttcagaaagaaagggacgaaattgagattccatgcgaaaatagggacttagtgaatgattaaaccaacCAAAAATAAGACCGAACGGTGACCATGGACGCCCACCAAACTGAGAACAAAGCCATAACAAGAACGAACGCCACTAATACGTAAGTGACCGAACGTCTGGATAAAATCTCGAGTCGTCAAGacgaagaccgaacgctcgtcctaaaacTGAGGCGAAGATGAACGAACGGTATGGGACGAGCGCTCAACAATTGGAGCGCTAGATGGGCGCTTGGGACGGAcgtcttctttccttttttttttttttattttttgttattatatatatatatatttttgtattttttttatatttaattcttttttttttatgaaaataaattttatttaatcaacccggacgaaattgagtgttgacaacaACTAtactaaataaagaaaatttccATTGATATAGGAAGTTTGTCTTTAGACATTAGTCTTTCTTTGCACCTTAACTTGGAGCAATGGATGAGTTACAATGTTAGAGAAAGATAACGTTGGCATGAGGAATTAACAAGCTTCCTTAGTATGTCCTCTATTTTGTTGTCTTCAATGGGGTTCGGTGGAATGACCGGTATGGACGAAGTGTTTATTCGGTTTGTTGGCGTTGGATACAAGCCTTCTAGAAATGCATTGAGCTCAGTTTGTTTCAGATGAAGGACGTCTGATGGATCCAATTGGGAATGCTGAAACCAAAAGAAGGTAAGGTGGATGAAAATGATGTTCAATGTAAACAATGTCCCATAAGAGCAAACAAAGCGTAATTGTATTTTGTGGTGAACAATTCAATTACATGAacttaaaatgttaaattttgatTGTCATCAATGATGGTTGTAAAGAGCACATTAAAAAGGTTAATGAAAACACACCTGCCAATTACTTGGGAGACCCTTGGCGAGTTCAGTCATATCTGGCTATTGTTGGTTCTGCTTAATAGCATCTTGCGGTTTGCTACCAGATTCTTTTGTTGCTTGTACTCTCTTGCGTTTGACCTTCTCTCACCTGAAACaataaatctaattattttCAGTATTTTCAGTTATGTCCTTTACTCGCTATTTTACTCATTACTCTTTCCACATAATTCCGAatgaattgattcttgttttattggattccagactcaaagatctttctttggacaccaGACTCGTAACTTTTAGACAAGAGAGTCAACTGCAGTACAAATTTTAAGATCGACATTTTAATTACGTTTTTAAGTATTTTCAGCTATGACCTTTACTCACTATTTTACTCATTACTCTTTCCACAAAATTCCAAATGCAATGATTCTTATTCttttggaatctatactcaaatatctttctttggacaccaGACTCGTAACTTTTAGACAACAGAGTCAACTGCAGTACAAATTTTAAGATCGACATTTTAATTACGTTTTTCAGTATTTTCAGCTATGACCTTTACTCACTATTTTACTCATTACTCTCTTCACAGAATTCCAAATCagatgattcttgttttgttggaatctagactcaaatatctttctatAGAGACAAGACTCGTAAATTTTAGATTACAGAGTTAGCTGCAGTAAAACTTTTAAGACTAGTATTTTAATCacgtttttctgtattttcagcTATGACCTTTGATGATTGATTTTCTTATAACTCTCTCCAcataactccaaatgagttaaTTCTTTTTGGGTTGGACAGTAGACTCAAAGATATCTCTAATGactataaattcataaattttaaagcatTGAGCTAGTTATGattactttttcaaattttcgtAAGTGTGCACAAAATTGCTAGATACCAACATGGGTGGAGAAGCAACAATACCAACTTCCAAATATAGATTACAGTTACATGATCTATTACTGCTATATAAACGGATGGATGGAGAGTTAATTAACGGATGCTACTAAACATGCTGACAGATAGAGCAACTGAGagaaatttggaaaaaaaatataaataacaacattGTAGGAAAATGCCCATGATTTTCAATCTCAATGAAGACAGGAACTAAGATGTTGTAAATCTTTTACTTACATAGAAAATGCAGAAGAATCGGATTAGCAAGACAACACAAAACTATAGAAACAAAacattgatggtaatatctttTAGGGGAGGAACTAGCGACTTTTAGGTGCTTATAGAACTATACAATAGAACCATACAACAAAACATAGATGGAAGGGGACATATTCTCCCATCTTAAAGTTCCAACATTATCAATCCCTTACATTACCCAACATATTCTCACAAGAATAACAACCAAAATTAACATGGGAAGATCTTTTGAGGACTAGAGATTTTCTAATTACTATATaaccataaaacaaaaatgtgaaGGAGCAACATGGTATTCTGCTAGAAAGTTCAACTGACCTCGCTCGGTAGGGTGAGACCCTTGACAAGATGAATCCAGCCAATAGCCACATAGACCAGGGTTTCCAATGAAACTGCAAATAAAATGTGACGTCAAACAATCAATGAATCCAAAAGAACATACTAATGGAAAGCTACATTGAGTTGAAAATTACAAgcaataaagataaaagattcacCAAGAAATGGCCTAACCTACCAGGAGAAAACCTTGAAAAATTATTGCTTGTGGGAATAACACCAACTAAATTTTTGTAAGATACATTAGTATAGATTTTTAAGTCAATAACCAATCTGTTAGGTAAAAGTTATATGATCTTTCCAGAGAACTATAATGCTAAATTGttccaaaagtaaaataaaaaaagatagaaCTTACATCAAAGAAAGACTAAGGCAATTTACAAACGAAGACACATCCTCAGATAATTTGTTCATTTCTAGTCTCCTGTGGAATTTCAAACCAATAGATGTGATTAAAACATGTAAGAACcgaaacaaaattatcattgTATCATGATTTGTCAactcaaattaacaaaataaatccaAGAACGACAAAAATAGTTTTGGGTCTATTCAAGCAATTAAAGAACTTGATCTCAATACTCTATCAAATCTAATGAACATATATTCTAAGCATAGTTTATGAGAAATTCGTCCATAAAAGACAGCATATATTGCAACAAATTTATGTATTTCTACCATCCAATGAATCAGTAGAATTTAAGGAAGTTGGTTTACTGGAAAAAGAGATTTGCAAGTCCataaaatatcatcaacttAAATTAACAAGAACTTACAAAGCAAACATTGAATAAGCAAGAAAAGAGCTTGCAAAGATATCATGTTCTGAAGTTGGATCGTGAATAGGGTTCGCGAATAGTTCCACCGGTGGCACTAAATCTTCTACACAACTTCAACCCACACTAAACCATACCTTGAAAGGGTCCGCCGACACTTCGACGAcactccggcgatgctccggcGGCCACCGCAAGGGTCCGGCACAGGGAAGGAAGCGGGTGGGAGGAATCGATACTCAAAATGCGCCCTTGGTTGGCTAGGCCGGAGGGAAGACGATGCCGTCTTCGATTCGTCTGCCGACGCCGGAGCTGCGGCGACCCGCAATCCGAACTGCCTGGCTGGGTGGAAGACGACGGACACCGACGGCACTACGACGGCACTGGATGGAGCGAAAATGGCAACGACAACGTCTACGGGCGGCGGATATCCAGCGAGAGTTGTGGTGGCTGGCTCGAAGGTTCGAAGGTTCGGTGCTCCGTGAAAtgttctccaccttctctctctGAAAACATTTCAATCTGAAATTTTCGAAATAACCCTACAATTTGAATCTGCCCCCAATTCTCTCATTACCACgtcattctttcattttaaaaaacaattccACGTGCACCAGTCACATTTAGACACGCGTCcagtgtctaaatgttgtcaaaacaggttgttcaagtatcattttccattaTAATGTTAGAGTCATTATTAAGTCTAAGAAGGGAGTAGTGTGTTGGGAGCTGCTTCCTGTTGTACCTAGTTATGTCCCTAGGTATCTAGTAAACTTTTTTGATCTTTCATCTTCCCATTATATCAGATTtctatcattataaataaaagatgatTAGAGGGGTCTTTCAAGCcctcaaaaatatatttcctcTCCGTTTTAATCTTAAGcttcttttaaaaaacattatactAACATTCTTTATGCATTACAGTAACCACCCTAATTGTTTGAAAGCATTACACCGTCTACCCCTATAAGGAAGATGTTAATAAGCAGAAGGTGCTTGTGTAATTTCACATAACATTACactaattagtttaatttattctaCAAGCACCTCCACCTTTTTAACATTTACAATAACTTTAGAAGGAGAACAGAACACGAAACAAGAGGAAAGAGAGGATCCAGTAGGTTAGAGTAGAGAGGGAGAATTTCAAGGGAAGAGAGGAACAAACAAAGGCAGAGAGAGGGATCATGTATTAGGAAAGGGTCGTGCAGCAATTAGGGCAGGTAGGGTATTTTGATCAAAATGGGTGATACGACCTTGGAGTAACAATCCAAAGTAATTCACCCATGGAAGCAATTTAGCATGGCACACAACTCATTagggaggaaaaaaaaataattggatCATGCCATTCATCAAGTTCGCAGAAAAAATAGACAACCATGAACTGCAAGATTGCCAAACTCTCTAGTTAACTAATGAACTGTTATGTAATTTTGGATTGAGGAAACAAGTTAACTCTATCTCTCAACAGATAAACTTGGCTGAACACTTTAAACCCATTAAGACATTTTGTATAGAAGAATCAGATGATGATTTCATGTGAATCCACATTTACAATCTCAAACATGCACAAAATACtgacatttaaaaattaaaatacattgaatatatatttgttttgttctaGAAAAACAAACTGATACCTACCGGTTATCAGTGACCTTAAGTACCAACTTGCCATCACAGTGCCTGTACTTCATGACATACCGTGTTTGTTCTAAATAcaattgaagaagaaatttcattttcagtacGTTTTAATAGAACAAGAAGGACAAGTTCGATAACTTGGACAATCAAGAAactgaattataaaaaattaattgaatattgCACAACTGAATATGAAAACAGAGCAAATATACCAATTAAAAGCTTTtataacagtaaaataaaacaaaagtctGAATGAAGTTTGTCAGGCTTCTACTTTAAGAAACGAGAAAAATTGTAGGTACAGAATTACAGAATCAGAATCAGCACGGAACAACTGAATGGATTGCTCCACGAATTTGTCCCACTCAGTAATGTAAACCATCGCACCAGACAGAGACTTCGAAACAATTTTCTGCCAATTGTCAAGCTGTGGTCAACTAAGTTTACCTGCGTGtcaatgagaaaaaaatgaaaatataaaaaaccaGTGTCACTAAATTGATAACAAAGTGTACATATGATGAAAAATTAGGATCTATAGTGAgcaattaaatttctttatcaacaaaactaaaaaaacaacaaattcaaatgCATAGTCTCACACCTCCCAAAATTTCACACGAATATTATCAACCGAATGAACCAATCCACATTCTCCGACAAAAAGAAACTCacgtttataataaaataaaaaacttgtcaaaaaaacaaattagattTATATTGAAGGAATATCTCATTCTTATCAATCTTTGATTTGTCTACAACCCTACTTTCTTAGTAAATTATGAAAACAACAATGCAAGTTACCCTATTAAAAGAGAGGAACATCACAAGAGAAGCCATTCAAGAAGTACGAGGTTCGTTGCTTTACTCTGACCGTCGATCCTATCCACGTGGCAGCTCCGGTCAGCTCTTCTTCTCCACCGGTCAGTGACGTTTGGAGCACTGGGTAAATGGCTTGAACATTGGGAGCTTTCCTCTCTCACCTTTAGCATTGCCCTAGCTTTGGGTTCTTTCTTCAAATGAAAACGAGGGGAAGAGACCCATAAGGCAGCTGCTGCTTGTGCGCACCGTTTAGCTAAAGTTGCAGACCCAACTTGTGCAATCAACCCAGTCTATGACAGCAGCGCCAATTCAGTGCATTCCAGCAGCGGTGCAGAAAGCTTCCTCGCGGCCCAGCTTAAGACGGCCCAATTCAGTGGCATCAGCACCAACTTCAAGCGTGGCAGCAGTGGCCCAAATGTTAATCAGCTTCAATTCAAACAGCCCAAAGAGTCCAGGAGCACCACTGCACAAAGAGTATTaatccaaaattaaagaaagaaaagaaaatcaaataaaagaa
The Vigna angularis cultivar LongXiaoDou No.4 chromosome 5, ASM1680809v1, whole genome shotgun sequence genome window above contains:
- the LOC108338908 gene encoding uncharacterized protein LOC108338908 isoform X2, translated to MKFLLQLYLEQTRYVMKYRHCDGKLVLKVTDNRRLEMNKLSEDVSSFVNCLSLSLIFIGNPGLCGYWLDSSCQGSHPTERGERRSNAREYKQQKNLVANRKMLLSRTNNSQI
- the LOC108338908 gene encoding uncharacterized protein LOC108338908 isoform X1 — encoded protein: MASLVMFLSFNRVNLVDHSLTIGRKLFRSLCLVRWFTLLSGTNSWSNPFSCSVLILILRLEMNKLSEDVSSFVNCLSLSLIFIGNPGLCGYWLDSSCQGSHPTERGERRSNAREYKQQKNLVANRKMLLSRTNNSQI